In Fluviicola taffensis DSM 16823, the following are encoded in one genomic region:
- a CDS encoding O-antigen ligase family protein — translation MKVYNYLKSNQLSIFLSLLVFFPTARLLILGSGHVTGVRLLVGLIPEILFAFILGWFLFAFLKDKNRDIHWLDKLVLIYFLFNVLVGFYIAHDFKASIYGFRLTYLPMLAYFVTSYYWDKKVDVERIFLGFFRVLVLVAALGFLLQFFFPNVQLYFHKLSTNQPIVASAINFVRMTSVIWTPVVFAVLMLCAFCFWTYRYLKTGNKLALLFLLITLNAVFFSVSRGPIIASFFALLILFIIGINLRFKLIIAGILLLEFISLYLFVPKFTEIFEWFFLSSKQTVSLDIANTRVELWNDVVHTADDNLTGLGLGKAGHVAVQLFPRNTPGVSFTSTDGWYFKLMLETGITALILYLGMALMFFITMIRAFRKKVFDIGSVIFTIFVATGLVNITSNALDFYLFSYLYWFLLGLFVLKLKQKKHANKEGFSSNC, via the coding sequence ATGAAGGTTTATAATTATCTTAAATCGAATCAGCTAAGTATTTTCTTAAGCCTATTGGTGTTTTTTCCAACAGCTAGGCTTCTTATATTAGGTTCTGGACATGTAACAGGTGTACGTTTACTCGTTGGATTAATTCCCGAAATTTTGTTTGCATTCATTTTAGGTTGGTTTCTGTTTGCTTTCCTAAAGGATAAAAATCGGGATATTCATTGGCTAGACAAATTGGTTCTTATTTATTTCTTATTCAATGTCCTAGTAGGATTTTATATCGCACATGATTTTAAAGCCAGTATATATGGCTTTCGATTAACTTATTTACCCATGCTTGCTTACTTTGTAACTTCCTATTATTGGGATAAAAAAGTAGATGTCGAACGAATTTTTCTTGGATTTTTTAGAGTTTTGGTATTGGTGGCAGCGCTTGGATTTTTATTGCAATTCTTTTTTCCGAATGTTCAACTTTATTTTCACAAGTTGTCAACCAACCAACCAATTGTGGCATCAGCAATAAATTTTGTGCGCATGACTTCCGTTATTTGGACTCCAGTTGTGTTTGCAGTACTCATGTTATGTGCCTTTTGTTTTTGGACGTATCGGTATTTGAAAACGGGAAATAAATTAGCTTTACTTTTTTTACTGATAACTTTAAATGCTGTTTTCTTTAGCGTATCAAGAGGGCCAATCATTGCTTCTTTCTTTGCCCTTTTGATATTATTTATCATTGGTATAAACCTCCGCTTTAAACTAATAATCGCAGGTATTCTCCTCTTAGAGTTTATTTCTTTGTATCTGTTTGTCCCAAAGTTCACAGAAATATTCGAATGGTTTTTCCTTTCATCCAAGCAAACCGTAAGTCTTGATATTGCAAATACAAGGGTGGAATTATGGAACGACGTAGTTCATACTGCTGATGACAATTTAACTGGGTTAGGTTTAGGCAAAGCTGGGCATGTCGCGGTACAACTGTTTCCACGGAATACTCCAGGTGTTTCATTTACCTCAACAGATGGTTGGTACTTCAAATTAATGCTTGAAACAGGAATTACTGCATTAATTTTGTATTTGGGTATGGCGCTCATGTTCTTCATTACGATGATTCGTGCTTTCAGAAAAAAAGTATTTGATATCGGTAGTGTGATTTTTACCATTTTTGTTGCCACAGGCTTGGTAAATATTACAAGCAATGCATTGGATTTTTATTTGTTTAGCTATTTGTATTGGTTTTTACTGGGGCTATTTGTATTGAAATTGAAACAAAAAAAACATGCTAATAAAGAAGGTTTCAGTAGTAATTGTTAA
- a CDS encoding glycosyltransferase: MKICFFADGESIHTIRWCEYFYSLGYEVHLITFSITAIPNIHIHVVDGGRIKVAGGNWHLITRFWKVRKLLKKINPDIFHALYATSYGVTGALAGHRNYVISALGSDILISSKSSSNIRKALRFAFKRAKWIIVMSEQMKESTREIGVDMSKVTILPFGVDPAIFNAKGKELSKDKFVITSTRNFEEVYNIPHLLHAIKILHEEIPNLHVNLFGSGSLKEKLEDLSADLGIENVVFFKGRMNQEDVAKVLKDSHLYVSVSLSDGSSNSLNEAIGCDVFCIVTNLPANLPWVKDGFNGFLVETNDVENLADKIRKVYLNHLELQSKASPVNQQIFEEKGIWSNNMKVVEEKYAELLKKKGAFR; the protein is encoded by the coding sequence ATGAAGATTTGTTTTTTTGCAGACGGTGAAAGCATTCATACAATCAGGTGGTGCGAATATTTTTATTCGTTAGGCTATGAAGTACATTTGATTACGTTTTCAATTACTGCAATTCCAAATATTCATATTCATGTAGTTGATGGAGGGAGAATCAAAGTTGCTGGAGGCAATTGGCATTTAATCACTCGTTTTTGGAAAGTAAGAAAATTGTTGAAAAAAATAAATCCTGATATTTTTCATGCGCTTTATGCAACAAGTTATGGAGTTACAGGCGCACTAGCGGGACATAGAAATTATGTTATAAGTGCTCTTGGTTCAGATATACTAATAAGCAGCAAGTCTTCATCAAATATTCGAAAAGCACTTCGATTTGCATTTAAAAGGGCAAAATGGATTATCGTAATGTCCGAACAAATGAAGGAATCTACTCGTGAAATTGGAGTGGATATGTCAAAAGTAACAATCCTTCCTTTTGGCGTAGATCCAGCTATTTTCAATGCAAAAGGTAAAGAGCTATCCAAAGATAAATTTGTAATTACGAGTACTCGAAATTTTGAAGAGGTTTACAATATTCCACATTTATTACACGCAATTAAAATTTTGCATGAGGAGATTCCTAATCTGCATGTGAATTTATTTGGATCTGGTAGTTTGAAAGAGAAATTGGAGGATTTGTCTGCAGACTTAGGAATTGAAAACGTCGTTTTTTTCAAAGGGAGAATGAATCAAGAGGATGTTGCAAAGGTTCTGAAGGATTCTCATTTATATGTTTCAGTTTCCCTTTCCGATGGAAGCAGTAATTCTTTAAACGAAGCAATTGGATGTGATGTGTTTTGCATCGTGACTAATTTGCCAGCAAACCTTCCTTGGGTAAAGGATGGATTTAATGGCTTTCTAGTGGAAACAAATGATGTGGAAAATTTAGCAGATAAAATTCGAAAAGTGTATTTGAATCATCTAGAGCTTCAGTCTAAGGCTTCTCCAGTTAATCAACAAATATTTGAAGAAAAAGGAATCTGGTCAAATAATATGAAGGTAGTGGAAGAGAAGTATGCCGAATTGCTCAAAAAGAAGGGTGCTTTCCGTTAA
- a CDS encoding glycosyltransferase family 2 protein yields MLIKKVSVVIVNYNVKDLILTSLRTLYKFNASENVEVIVVDNHSADDSCLAIKKEFPQVILLENKYNAGFPKGNNQGFEIATGDYIFMLNPDTEFTENSIDRMLNYLDNHPEAMLLAPKLMNTDGSLQQSTWRYPSITSVFCESFYLRPFLKKKNYQDKNFDEIFEGETFSGAALFFRKELLDNIGTLDETMFWIEDVEFCWRANHHHFKCLYFPETRIIHHIGQSAKKNYNISISNQVYNKVKFFRKHHSKFATFIIVCISLALVFSKIIVFGLLSPFKRIYYLKLKAYIYTIPRVFNPPNGIT; encoded by the coding sequence ATGCTAATAAAGAAGGTTTCAGTAGTAATTGTTAATTATAATGTAAAAGACTTAATTCTCACAAGTCTAAGAACGCTATACAAGTTTAACGCTTCAGAAAATGTAGAGGTTATTGTTGTTGATAATCATTCGGCTGATGATTCTTGTTTGGCGATTAAAAAAGAATTTCCTCAAGTGATATTACTTGAAAATAAGTATAATGCAGGATTTCCGAAAGGAAATAACCAAGGATTTGAAATCGCGACAGGTGATTATATCTTTATGCTAAATCCAGATACTGAATTCACCGAAAATTCCATTGATAGAATGCTGAATTATTTGGATAATCATCCAGAAGCAATGTTGCTTGCACCCAAATTAATGAATACGGATGGAAGCTTGCAACAAAGTACTTGGAGATATCCATCGATTACTTCTGTGTTTTGTGAATCATTTTACCTTAGACCTTTCTTGAAAAAGAAAAATTACCAGGATAAAAATTTCGATGAAATTTTTGAAGGAGAAACTTTTTCTGGTGCTGCTTTATTTTTTAGAAAGGAACTTTTGGATAATATTGGAACTTTAGATGAAACGATGTTTTGGATTGAAGATGTCGAGTTTTGTTGGAGAGCAAATCATCATCATTTCAAATGTTTGTATTTTCCAGAAACCCGTATTATCCACCATATTGGACAAAGCGCAAAAAAAAATTACAATATTTCAATCTCTAATCAGGTTTATAATAAAGTGAAGTTTTTTAGAAAGCATCACTCCAAATTTGCAACCTTCATCATTGTTTGTATCAGTTTGGCACTCGTCTTTTCTAAGATTATTGTTTTCGGATTACTTTCCCCGTTTAAGAGAATCTATTACTTAAAATTAAAAGCGTATATCTATACAATTCCGAGAGTATTCAATCCGCCGAATGGAATTACCTAG
- a CDS encoding glycosyltransferase family 4 protein, translated as MKICYFAFGESYHTIRWCNHFSSLGYEVHLITFAHVSKDDYPNIHLHIVNSGNVKVSGGNWHLLTHFRKIKRLVRQINPDIFHALYATSYGVTGALVGHENYIITALGSDLLVSVRNSFLYKKAIQFAFRKAKWITVMSPEMRDVAQEIGTNMSKVSIVPFGINPDVFNSNSRALMADEFVITSTRNLEQIYNIPHLLNALALIKDKVPNLRVNIMGSGSLQEKLEDLNTKLNLSKQVTFWGKVNQFQIAETLNQSHVFVSVSQSDGNNISLNEAMACGAFCIATDIPANRQWIQDGENGFLVQINDVEGLANRILEVYSNYETLQGKAIPFNKKIIEEKGIWTKNMKVIEQKYLEMINH; from the coding sequence ATGAAAATTTGTTATTTTGCTTTTGGAGAAAGTTATCATACGATTAGATGGTGCAATCATTTCAGTTCATTAGGGTATGAAGTTCATCTGATAACATTCGCTCACGTTTCAAAGGATGATTATCCAAACATTCATTTACATATTGTAAACTCAGGGAACGTAAAAGTTTCGGGAGGGAACTGGCATTTACTGACACATTTCCGGAAAATTAAGAGATTAGTTAGACAAATTAATCCAGATATTTTCCATGCGCTTTATGCGACTAGCTATGGGGTAACGGGTGCGCTTGTTGGACATGAAAACTACATAATAACGGCATTGGGGTCAGATTTATTGGTGAGTGTTAGGAATTCATTCCTCTATAAAAAAGCCATTCAGTTTGCCTTTCGAAAGGCGAAATGGATTACTGTTATGTCGCCAGAAATGAGGGATGTTGCTCAAGAAATCGGAACAAATATGTCAAAGGTTTCAATCGTTCCATTTGGCATTAATCCCGATGTGTTTAACTCTAATTCAAGAGCGCTAATGGCAGATGAATTTGTTATTACGAGTACACGGAATTTGGAGCAAATTTATAACATTCCACATCTCTTAAACGCGTTAGCTTTAATAAAAGATAAAGTTCCTAATCTCAGGGTAAATATCATGGGGTCGGGTAGTTTACAAGAAAAGTTGGAAGATTTAAACACCAAATTGAATTTGTCCAAACAAGTTACCTTCTGGGGGAAAGTGAATCAATTTCAAATTGCAGAAACCTTAAATCAATCTCATGTTTTTGTTTCTGTTTCACAATCAGATGGGAACAATATTTCTCTAAATGAAGCAATGGCTTGCGGTGCTTTTTGTATTGCGACTGACATTCCTGCCAATCGACAATGGATACAGGATGGGGAAAATGGATTTTTGGTTCAAATTAATGACGTAGAAGGCTTGGCAAATCGAATTTTAGAAGTGTATTCTAATTATGAAACTTTGCAAGGGAAAGCAATTCCTTTCAATAAGAAAATCATTGAAGAGAAAGGCATTTGGACGAAAAACATGAAGGTTATTGAGCAAAAATATCTGGAAATGATTAACCACTAA